Proteins from a genomic interval of Acetobacterium woodii DSM 1030:
- a CDS encoding RNA polymerase sigma factor, producing the protein MDKQKLEQVYNENASAVYKYLLCLTHDTYLAEELTQETFYQATKGIHNFRGDCKISVWLCQIAKRLWYKELHKPEEMPLNEIEEAQAAINLEKQHILNLDKIELFKLLHGLDEISREVVYLRLTGELSFSEIGDIMGKTENWARVTFYRGKQKIVKRRNRNE; encoded by the coding sequence ATGGATAAGCAGAAGTTGGAACAAGTCTATAATGAAAATGCATCAGCGGTGTATAAGTATTTGCTCTGCTTGACCCATGATACCTATTTGGCCGAAGAATTGACACAGGAAACTTTTTATCAGGCAACAAAAGGAATTCATAACTTTAGAGGGGATTGCAAAATCTCGGTGTGGCTTTGTCAGATAGCAAAAAGATTATGGTATAAGGAATTGCATAAACCTGAAGAGATGCCATTAAATGAAATCGAAGAAGCACAGGCTGCGATCAATTTGGAAAAGCAACACATCCTGAATCTTGATAAAATTGAGCTTTTTAAATTATTGCATGGACTTGATGAAATTTCAAGAGAAGTAGTTTATCTCAGGCTGACCGGAGAACTGAGTTTTTCTGAAATAGGCGATATAATGGGGAAAACAGAAAATTGGGCGAGAGTGACATTTTATCGGGGAAAACAAAAAATTGTGAAAAGGAGAAATCGAAATGAGTAA
- a CDS encoding leucine-rich repeat domain-containing protein, whose translation MYQYYYKTKDFGICLMEAVGAGEEAIIPADKEILIVGDDLFKGHKELERVEFPDTIIEIGGFVFDGCEKLKSVKLPANLNDFWQYAMTRCGIEAIEIPGSVARIASFTFNQCDQLKTVKINEGTEKILAWAFRDCVRLEDVYLPTTIKEISDKAFEGCPNVKIHRK comes from the coding sequence ATGTATCAGTATTATTATAAAACGAAAGATTTTGGGATCTGCTTGATGGAAGCGGTCGGAGCCGGGGAAGAGGCGATTATTCCCGCGGATAAAGAAATTTTAATTGTAGGCGATGATTTATTTAAAGGTCACAAAGAATTAGAACGGGTCGAATTTCCCGATACAATCATTGAGATTGGCGGTTTTGTCTTTGATGGTTGCGAGAAATTAAAAAGCGTGAAACTACCGGCTAACCTTAACGATTTTTGGCAATATGCCATGACCAGATGTGGAATTGAAGCAATTGAAATACCAGGCAGCGTCGCAAGAATTGCGTCGTTCACATTTAACCAGTGTGATCAATTAAAAACGGTAAAAATTAATGAAGGGACCGAGAAAATTTTAGCATGGGCATTTCGCGATTGCGTCAGGTTAGAAGATGTTTATTTGCCAACGACAATTAAAGAAATCAGCGATAAAGCCTTTGAAGGCTGTCCGAATGTAAAAATTCATCGGAAATAG
- a CDS encoding amino acid ABC transporter ATP-binding protein, which yields MIRIKNLHKYFGDLEVLRGIDLTVEESEVVCLIGSSGSGKSTLLRCINFLEKKNEGEIYIDGKLVLEKEINQVRQKVGMVFQRFNLFPHMTVIQNVMEGPITVKKMDKKEAQILAMDLLEKVNLVDKAEEYPAMLSGGQQQRVAIARSLAMEPKVILFDEPTSALDPELVGEVLSVMNDLAKEGRTMIIVTHEMGFAKEVADRVIFINEGQIAEEGPPEEIFDHPKDERLQNFLGQILV from the coding sequence ATGATTAGAATTAAAAATTTACATAAATATTTTGGTGATCTCGAAGTCTTGAGAGGTATTGATTTGACCGTCGAAGAAAGCGAAGTGGTTTGTTTGATTGGCTCAAGTGGATCGGGTAAAAGTACGCTGTTACGGTGTATCAATTTTCTTGAGAAAAAAAACGAAGGTGAAATTTATATCGATGGGAAATTGGTTTTAGAAAAAGAAATTAATCAAGTCAGACAAAAAGTAGGGATGGTATTCCAGCGGTTTAACTTATTTCCCCACATGACGGTGATTCAAAATGTCATGGAAGGACCAATTACAGTTAAAAAAATGGATAAAAAAGAAGCGCAGATCTTGGCGATGGATCTACTTGAAAAAGTAAATTTAGTTGATAAAGCGGAGGAGTATCCGGCGATGCTTTCAGGCGGACAGCAACAACGGGTAGCGATTGCCAGATCGCTGGCGATGGAACCGAAGGTGATTCTTTTTGATGAACCGACTTCGGCACTTGATCCAGAATTGGTTGGTGAAGTATTGAGCGTTATGAACGATCTCGCTAAAGAAGGACGAACGATGATTATTGTTACGCATGAAATGGGATTTGCCAAAGAAGTTGCCGATCGGGTTATTTTTATTAATGAAGGCCAAATAGCCGAAGAAGGGCCGCCGGAAGAAATCTTTGACCACCCTAAAGATGAACGGCTGCAAAATTTCTTAGGACAGATTTTAGTTTAA
- a CDS encoding response regulator transcription factor yields the protein MTNILVLEDDNEINQLLCDILSENQYHCVSEYSGKHAYETLRNKSFDMILLDLMLPELPGEELLVNLRRFSKVPVIIISAKDEMSVKVDMLRAGADDYIIKPFDNK from the coding sequence ATGACAAATATTTTAGTGCTCGAAGATGATAATGAAATCAACCAGCTATTATGTGACATTCTAAGTGAAAATCAGTATCACTGTGTATCGGAATATTCTGGCAAACACGCTTATGAAACGTTGAGAAATAAAAGCTTTGATATGATCCTGCTGGATTTAATGCTTCCTGAACTTCCGGGCGAAGAATTGCTTGTAAACCTTCGTCGATTCTCTAAAGTGCCGGTTATTATCATCTCTGCCAAAGATGAAATGAGCGTAAAGGTCGATATGCTCCGGGCTGGCGCCGACGATTACATTATAAAACCGTTCGATAACAAATAA
- a CDS encoding GNAT family N-acetyltransferase: protein MSTMKVKITNTITENQKIAVAKLFYEAFTKKFSTLWLFAKNEAQAIAVLCECINYEKGLYAISENNILGFIGLETGDGLFVNFKFSTLTEVFGFLGATWRFIAYGIYRLLHNNRIDQEVHIDPIVVSIQARGMGVGTQLLNATIDFARSIDRKCLFLEVVDTNPEAQKLYKRIGFSVITVEDTRLFTSNAGFYKVIHMKKFLAI, encoded by the coding sequence ATGTCAACGATGAAAGTTAAAATTACAAACACCATTACTGAAAATCAAAAAATAGCAGTAGCAAAACTCTTTTACGAAGCTTTTACAAAGAAATTCAGTACCTTATGGTTATTTGCTAAAAATGAAGCCCAAGCGATTGCAGTATTATGTGAGTGTATCAATTATGAAAAAGGTCTCTATGCAATAAGTGAAAACAACATTTTAGGATTTATCGGTCTTGAAACAGGTGATGGCCTTTTTGTCAATTTCAAGTTCTCTACACTTACAGAAGTTTTTGGATTCTTGGGTGCGACCTGGCGTTTTATCGCTTACGGTATTTATCGTCTACTTCATAATAATCGAATCGATCAAGAAGTTCATATTGATCCTATCGTTGTTTCAATCCAAGCTCGTGGTATGGGGGTTGGAACTCAACTATTAAATGCTACCATTGATTTTGCTAGGTCAATCGATCGAAAATGCCTTTTCCTAGAGGTCGTTGACACAAATCCTGAAGCACAAAAGTTATATAAACGGATTGGTTTCTCTGTTATAACGGTTGAAGACACCCGCTTATTCACTTCAAATGCTGGTTTTTATAAAGTTATCCACATGAAAAAATTTCTTGCCATTTAA
- a CDS encoding linear amide C-N hydrolase, with amino-acid sequence MCTSITLMTTNHINTLSRTMDFAFVLNQELLFIPRAYPLLSEIDATERPTNYAVMGMGRNIDTYVFADGLNEAGLACATLYFPGYAHYNEELIAGKTNLAPHEVAGWLLTNFSNIDEVKTAAAELNIINRPFKLMNIVTPFHWIITDKTGATIVIEPMKDGLVIHDNPHGVMTNSPDFNWHLTNVRNYVSVKPNNNKSIELNGITFEPFGNGSGAVGLPGDYLPPSRFLRALFGKETINKIENEDECVNAAFHILASVDIPKGSVRTDQGVDYTQYTASMVCNTGTYYFKTYDNNQITRFCLFNEDFEAKEPKTWNVLLPQQYKQLN; translated from the coding sequence ATGTGTACCAGTATTACGCTAATGACAACGAATCATATCAACACACTTTCAAGAACTATGGATTTTGCTTTTGTGTTAAACCAAGAGCTGCTTTTTATTCCAAGAGCCTATCCACTGCTCTCTGAAATTGATGCAACGGAACGACCGACCAATTATGCGGTGATGGGAATGGGTCGAAATATCGACACCTATGTTTTTGCTGATGGCCTGAACGAAGCAGGGCTTGCTTGCGCCACTTTATATTTTCCCGGCTACGCCCATTATAATGAGGAATTAATTGCTGGTAAAACCAACCTGGCTCCCCATGAAGTGGCAGGTTGGTTATTAACCAATTTTTCAAACATTGATGAGGTAAAAACTGCTGCTGCCGAATTAAACATCATCAATAGACCGTTTAAACTGATGAACATTGTCACTCCGTTTCATTGGATTATAACTGATAAAACCGGTGCAACTATCGTCATTGAACCGATGAAGGACGGCCTAGTTATCCATGACAATCCTCACGGTGTGATGACAAACAGTCCGGACTTCAATTGGCATCTAACCAACGTTCGTAATTATGTTTCCGTAAAGCCTAATAACAACAAGTCGATTGAATTAAACGGAATCACATTTGAACCGTTTGGTAATGGTTCCGGAGCTGTTGGCTTACCCGGGGATTACTTGCCACCTTCGCGCTTTTTACGCGCGCTTTTCGGCAAAGAAACCATCAATAAAATAGAAAATGAGGATGAATGTGTTAATGCGGCCTTTCATATTTTAGCCTCTGTTGATATTCCTAAAGGAAGTGTCCGCACCGATCAGGGTGTCGATTATACCCAATATACTGCAAGCATGGTCTGTAATACCGGCACCTATTATTTCAAAACCTACGATAATAATCAGATAACCCGATTCTGCCTTTTTAATGAAGATTTTGAAGCCAAAGAACCAAAAACTTGGAACGTGCTCCTTCCACAACAATACAAACAATTAAACTGA
- a CDS encoding TetR/AcrR family transcriptional regulator produces the protein MNTNLSLKDIKHRAILNSATELLALKPTATLQEIADYSKIGIATLHRHFVSREALLDELAMNAIHLVRETFTTLTIDPYDMNSSLKRLFDALIPLGNKIYFLDAAASVDENPTIVAGEASLKHPILEAIEIWQHNGYLKKNVSSRWMMNVIYSLLFITWRDIQAGNLAKNDATDLLLDTVLSGFSVIK, from the coding sequence ATGAATACAAATTTAAGTTTGAAAGATATTAAACACCGGGCTATTTTAAATTCGGCTACCGAATTATTAGCTCTAAAACCAACTGCAACGCTACAAGAAATTGCCGATTATTCAAAAATTGGCATCGCCACATTACATCGTCACTTTGTATCCCGAGAAGCGCTGCTGGATGAGCTTGCCATGAATGCCATTCATTTGGTCAGGGAAACTTTTACTACCCTTACCATTGATCCGTATGATATGAATTCTTCTCTTAAACGACTTTTTGATGCACTGATACCACTTGGTAATAAAATCTATTTTCTCGATGCGGCCGCTTCTGTCGATGAAAATCCCACTATTGTCGCTGGCGAAGCAAGTCTAAAACACCCCATTCTAGAAGCCATTGAAATATGGCAACATAATGGTTATCTGAAAAAAAACGTTTCCTCCAGATGGATGATGAACGTAATCTATAGCTTATTATTTATTACGTGGCGAGATATTCAAGCTGGAAATTTAGCCAAAAATGATGCAACTGATTTGTTGCTTGATACAGTTTTATCAGGGTTTTCAGTAATAAAATGA
- a CDS encoding NADPH-dependent oxidoreductase codes for MNETIRKIQDHRSIRNFLDQEISEETINEILKSAQAMPNSINGQQTSVIVVKDKVKKAEIAKLAGGQKWIDDAPVFLVFIADFYKTDLAAQKNDRQQIAHESVEGILAGAVDVGINLGAAIIAAESLGLGIVPIGGIRRSPDEMITLLDLPQYTFPMAGLAMGYPSDHSHQKPRLPLNTFRHDETYHTEGLRKTIDEYDEQMKDYLKEIGREQEGNWSKATSNIYQMVYYPKVYPVLKDQGFKNDK; via the coding sequence ATGAACGAAACAATTCGAAAAATTCAAGATCATCGGTCAATCCGAAATTTTCTTGATCAAGAAATCAGCGAAGAAACGATTAACGAAATTCTCAAATCAGCACAAGCTATGCCTAATTCAATTAATGGTCAGCAAACATCAGTGATTGTGGTTAAAGATAAAGTAAAAAAAGCTGAAATCGCCAAACTGGCAGGTGGTCAAAAATGGATTGATGACGCGCCGGTGTTTTTGGTCTTTATTGCGGACTTTTACAAGACCGACTTGGCGGCACAAAAAAATGATCGCCAGCAAATTGCCCATGAAAGTGTCGAAGGTATTTTAGCAGGCGCTGTGGATGTGGGAATAAACTTAGGAGCGGCGATTATTGCGGCAGAATCTTTAGGATTGGGAATCGTACCAATTGGTGGAATCCGAAGAAGCCCGGATGAAATGATCACCCTGCTGGATTTACCTCAGTATACATTCCCGATGGCTGGACTGGCAATGGGTTATCCGAGCGATCATTCTCATCAGAAACCAAGATTACCCTTAAATACCTTTAGACATGATGAAACCTATCACACCGAAGGCTTAAGAAAAACCATCGATGAATATGATGAACAGATGAAAGACTATTTAAAGGAAATCGGACGGGAACAGGAAGGCAACTGGAGCAAAGCGACATCAAATATCTATCAGATGGTATATTATCCTAAAGTATACCCGGTTTTAAAAGATCAGGGTTTTAAAAACGATAAATAG
- a CDS encoding TetR/AcrR family transcriptional regulator translates to MPKIYSNEKRQEIKNKLLQVGLALIKQHGLKKMSIQELTKKVGIAQGTFYNFFTSKEMLVYELADIYQKKLNLKLEAIIASKGYLERNDLRQLYANMFLKDEDNVYRFLTSADLQILSTRLSCDYFDKITDVKKEMERHLLNVHEIKAYYDLDAVINWIQIMNLTIQNQDILVKTRVEKIILRMIENMLDELF, encoded by the coding sequence ATGCCCAAAATATATTCAAACGAAAAACGTCAAGAAATAAAAAACAAATTGCTACAGGTCGGCTTAGCGCTGATCAAACAACACGGTTTAAAAAAAATGAGTATTCAAGAGCTTACAAAAAAGGTAGGGATTGCCCAAGGGACCTTTTATAATTTTTTCACCTCAAAAGAAATGTTAGTTTATGAACTGGCTGACATTTACCAAAAAAAACTCAATCTCAAACTTGAAGCAATTATCGCTTCAAAGGGATATCTCGAACGCAATGATTTGCGCCAATTATACGCTAACATGTTTCTAAAAGATGAAGACAATGTCTATCGTTTTCTGACAAGTGCTGATCTTCAGATATTATCAACCAGACTTTCTTGTGATTATTTTGATAAAATTACCGATGTAAAAAAAGAAATGGAACGACATTTACTCAACGTGCACGAAATAAAAGCGTATTATGATCTCGATGCCGTCATTAACTGGATTCAGATTATGAATCTGACGATCCAGAATCAAGATATCCTCGTGAAAACCAGAGTTGAGAAAATAATCCTTCGGATGATCGAAAATATGTTAGATGAACTCTTTTAA
- a CDS encoding DUF1304 domain-containing protein has translation MSLLIKILVSLIAAEHLFILWIEMFAWTKKGEKFFPQLDADFLEKTKGMAANQGLYNGFLAAGLIWSVTISTAVWASAIATFFLSCVIIAGIYGALTSSRSIFFKQALPAILVLLILMIVK, from the coding sequence ATGTCATTACTAATAAAAATTTTAGTTAGTTTAATAGCGGCAGAGCACCTATTTATTTTGTGGATTGAAATGTTTGCCTGGACGAAAAAAGGCGAGAAATTTTTTCCGCAATTAGATGCTGATTTTCTTGAAAAAACAAAGGGAATGGCGGCAAATCAGGGTTTGTATAATGGTTTTCTGGCCGCTGGACTGATCTGGTCGGTGACCATTTCAACGGCTGTTTGGGCATCAGCGATCGCAACATTCTTTTTAAGCTGTGTTATTATTGCCGGTATCTACGGGGCGTTAACATCATCGCGATCGATCTTTTTTAAACAGGCATTGCCGGCTATTCTAGTACTACTCATTTTAATGATTGTAAAATAA
- a CDS encoding zf-HC2 domain-containing protein, with product MSKEISCGIVNELLPNYIDQLTSAETNDIIENHLKTCSNCAKERDEMRARLKQAEMETISGNQHLQKYLSKTKMMYLLKGALLSFGIIAIIVTFIVDFAINKKLSWSLIVDMGIGYAYAIGLIAVMSKKQQIIKAFAVASILILPMLYGIEVVINTNYMLAPVFWFSSYAFPITVIWLAILWIAILIKKIMKLNMWNVLGVVLILTIFGSAFTNSIAQQLPLSQIYTVGYEWIDSIAYGFGAVILFIIGYIQKNKQKSE from the coding sequence ATGAGTAAAGAAATTTCATGTGGGATTGTCAACGAGTTATTACCTAACTATATTGACCAGCTTACCAGTGCGGAAACAAATGATATTATCGAAAATCATTTGAAGACTTGTAGTAATTGTGCTAAAGAACGTGACGAAATGCGAGCACGGCTAAAGCAAGCGGAAATGGAAACAATTTCGGGGAACCAGCATTTACAAAAATATTTAAGTAAAACTAAAATGATGTATTTATTAAAGGGTGCGCTATTATCGTTTGGCATAATCGCGATTATTGTTACTTTTATTGTTGATTTTGCAATAAATAAGAAGCTTAGCTGGTCTTTGATCGTAGATATGGGAATAGGATATGCTTATGCGATTGGTTTGATAGCTGTGATGAGTAAAAAGCAGCAAATCATTAAAGCGTTTGCCGTAGCAAGCATCTTAATATTGCCGATGCTTTACGGGATCGAGGTGGTCATTAATACAAATTATATGTTGGCGCCGGTGTTCTGGTTTAGTAGCTATGCCTTTCCAATTACGGTTATCTGGCTGGCTATTTTATGGATCGCCATCCTGATTAAGAAAATTATGAAATTGAATATGTGGAATGTTTTGGGAGTCGTTTTAATTTTGACGATATTTGGTTCAGCGTTCACGAATTCGATAGCTCAACAGCTTCCGCTAAGTCAGATTTACACCGTGGGATATGAGTGGATTGATTCCATCGCTTATGGGTTTGGCGCGGTGATTTTATTTATTATTGGTTATATCCAAAAAAACAAACAGAAAAGCGAATAA
- a CDS encoding alpha/beta fold hydrolase yields the protein MKFYEYGDKNAPTMMLIHGAGWSYWLYLQEARLLQPNYHVILPVLDGHGEEAHRPYCSTEKSADQLLTYIDDHCDGRLFALSGVSLGGQIAIELLSRRSDLAEKAIIESGLCIPQPALLRYSQFVYKHFGNLLFSPKFNQWALTIMPKKLQLPDEIAALYLRDIPAVNVETMNRVFETYYHYTLKDSLKDNQAEMIYWYGSKEPHCIKQSGLLFQSTVKKCQLIELPGYRHSEISAYHPEEWVEKATAFFNS from the coding sequence ATGAAATTTTATGAATATGGCGATAAAAACGCCCCCACAATGATGCTCATTCACGGTGCTGGCTGGTCCTACTGGCTTTATCTGCAAGAAGCCCGATTATTACAGCCAAACTACCATGTGATCTTACCCGTCCTCGATGGCCATGGTGAAGAAGCCCATCGCCCTTATTGTTCGACCGAAAAAAGTGCCGATCAGTTACTTACTTATATTGATGACCACTGCGATGGTAGACTTTTCGCTCTCAGCGGAGTTTCTCTGGGCGGACAGATTGCCATTGAACTCTTATCAAGACGCTCAGATCTAGCCGAAAAAGCGATTATCGAAAGTGGCCTCTGTATTCCCCAACCGGCACTTTTAAGATACAGCCAATTTGTTTATAAACATTTTGGCAACTTGCTATTTTCACCAAAATTCAATCAGTGGGCGCTCACGATAATGCCAAAAAAACTGCAGTTACCCGATGAAATTGCCGCATTATATTTACGAGACATCCCCGCTGTTAACGTTGAAACAATGAATCGGGTTTTTGAAACCTATTATCATTACACCTTAAAAGATAGTTTGAAAGATAACCAGGCCGAAATGATTTACTGGTATGGCAGCAAAGAACCACATTGTATTAAACAGTCGGGCTTATTATTTCAAAGTACTGTTAAAAAATGTCAATTAATCGAATTACCGGGTTATCGTCATTCCGAAATCAGCGCGTATCATCCCGAAGAATGGGTTGAAAAAGCAACGGCGTTTTTTAATTCTTAA
- a CDS encoding amino acid ABC transporter permease has translation MNVIMNFGNGLIEFFKTVFEFAPKFIPGVELTLELAFFSIVLGMLIGLIVAVLKLTKYKFLKKLMNFYITIVRGTPLLLQLYFIFFGLPSLGIMIDSFPSAIIALALHNGAYISEIFRGSIESIDYGQREAARSLGMTKWQAMKRVVLPQAFKRSVPALGNQFIIAVKDSSLASVITITETMLLARQFSAATFNVFPIYFTAGVYYLIITMGLTKLLSIVELKLKVNER, from the coding sequence ATGAATGTGATAATGAATTTTGGAAACGGATTGATTGAATTTTTTAAAACTGTTTTCGAATTTGCACCTAAATTTATTCCCGGGGTTGAATTAACCCTGGAATTGGCTTTTTTTTCCATTGTTTTGGGAATGCTTATTGGCTTAATCGTCGCGGTATTAAAACTGACTAAATATAAGTTTTTAAAAAAATTAATGAATTTTTATATTACGATTGTTCGGGGTACACCCTTGTTACTCCAATTATATTTTATTTTCTTTGGGCTGCCCAGCCTGGGGATTATGATCGACAGTTTTCCTTCAGCCATTATTGCATTAGCCTTGCATAATGGGGCTTATATCAGTGAAATATTCAGAGGCTCTATTGAATCCATTGATTACGGTCAAAGAGAGGCCGCGCGATCACTCGGAATGACTAAATGGCAGGCCATGAAGCGAGTTGTTTTGCCTCAGGCATTTAAACGATCGGTGCCAGCTTTAGGTAATCAATTTATCATTGCGGTTAAAGATTCATCGCTAGCCAGTGTTATTACCATTACCGAAACCATGCTCCTGGCGCGTCAGTTTAGTGCGGCCACATTTAATGTCTTTCCGATCTATTTCACCGCTGGTGTTTATTACTTGATTATTACCATGGGGTTGACAAAACTATTGAGTATTGTCGAATTGAAATTGAAAGTAAATGAGAGGTAA